Proteins encoded in a region of the Planococcus shixiaomingii genome:
- a CDS encoding dipeptide epimerase: protein MTKIRAITTYRTAVPLIKPFKTALRTVTTAEAVVVHILTEDGHRGFGEAPPTHVITGDSLQSIEFAIELIAGGLIGQDIRHREVLFEKLHKSIVGNSSAKAAVDMALYDLIAQHAGLPLVEFLGGYRKEIETDFTVSVNSPEEMAEDAAAYIRDGFDVLKIKVGIDTVEQDIKRIRAIRDKVGYDVVLRLDANQGWEPKAAVRAIGLMEDAGLGIELIEQPVPANDIDGLKYVTDHTVTPIMADESIFTPQDAVQVLQLRAADLINIKLMKAGGIHQALKINALAEAYGVKCMTGSMIETKLGVSAAAHFAASQANITRFDFDPPLMLKRDILPGGIQYSGNKIRFSEKTGLGIDSETFLQRLTGGNE, encoded by the coding sequence GTGACGAAAATCCGTGCCATTACAACGTACCGTACTGCGGTTCCGTTGATTAAACCGTTCAAGACGGCACTGCGCACCGTTACAACAGCAGAAGCGGTAGTTGTCCATATTTTAACGGAAGACGGCCATAGAGGATTTGGTGAAGCGCCGCCGACGCATGTTATTACTGGGGATTCCCTCCAAAGCATCGAATTTGCGATCGAATTGATTGCCGGAGGATTGATTGGGCAAGATATCCGACACCGTGAAGTGCTATTTGAAAAGCTCCACAAGTCGATCGTCGGCAATTCGAGCGCTAAAGCTGCCGTCGACATGGCGCTTTACGATTTGATTGCGCAGCATGCCGGCTTGCCGCTCGTCGAGTTTTTGGGCGGTTACCGGAAGGAAATTGAAACCGATTTTACCGTTTCAGTCAATTCGCCGGAAGAGATGGCGGAAGACGCCGCCGCTTATATACGGGACGGTTTTGACGTGCTGAAGATAAAAGTCGGAATCGATACCGTCGAGCAAGACATCAAACGGATTCGCGCCATTCGCGATAAAGTCGGCTATGATGTGGTGCTGCGGCTCGATGCCAACCAAGGCTGGGAGCCGAAAGCGGCGGTCCGCGCCATCGGATTGATGGAAGATGCCGGACTTGGGATCGAACTGATCGAGCAACCGGTTCCGGCAAACGACATCGATGGATTGAAATACGTGACGGACCATACCGTGACTCCGATTATGGCGGATGAAAGCATCTTTACGCCACAAGACGCAGTGCAGGTGCTGCAATTGCGCGCCGCTGATTTGATCAACATCAAGCTGATGAAGGCGGGCGGCATCCATCAGGCATTAAAAATCAACGCGCTGGCGGAAGCGTACGGCGTCAAATGCATGACAGGCAGTATGATTGAAACAAAGCTGGGGGTATCGGCCGCCGCTCATTTTGCTGCGAGCCAGGCTAATATTACACGCTTTGACTTCGATCCGCCGCTCATGCTGAAACGAGATATCCTGCCAGGCGGCATTCAGTATTCGGGCAATAAAATCCGGTTTTCTGAAAAAACGGGTCTTGGCATAGATAGTGAAACGTTTCTGCAACGGCTAACGGGAGGGAATGAATAA
- a CDS encoding S66 peptidase family protein yields the protein MKTLPKRLKKGDTVGIIAPSSPPNLENLKKALPFLEELGLNVKMGKSVESKRGYLAGDDDARLADLHAMFEDPEIAGIICAGGGYGAARYADRIDYAMIKENPKVFWGYSDITFLHTAIGEYADLVTFHGPMLASDVGKDEFHERSARMFGQLFSPFELHYSEEISPLTAIRGGVAEGELVGGNLSLLSSGIGTKFEIDVEDKILLIEDIDEEPYSVDAMLNQLRMARKFDEVAGIVIGDFKNSEPKKREKSLTLDEVFDDYFSELKVPVVKGFKIGHCEPHFSVPLGVKAQLDGDAKTLTILPGVE from the coding sequence TTGAAAACATTACCGAAACGATTGAAAAAAGGGGATACCGTCGGAATAATTGCGCCTTCGAGCCCACCGAACTTAGAAAATTTAAAGAAAGCGTTGCCTTTCCTTGAAGAATTGGGGCTGAATGTGAAGATGGGCAAGTCGGTGGAATCAAAACGCGGCTATTTGGCAGGGGATGATGATGCCCGGCTTGCGGATTTGCATGCAATGTTTGAAGATCCTGAAATTGCTGGCATCATTTGTGCAGGCGGCGGATACGGTGCTGCCCGCTATGCCGACCGCATCGATTACGCCATGATTAAAGAAAATCCGAAAGTATTCTGGGGCTATTCGGATATCACGTTTTTGCATACCGCAATCGGCGAATACGCAGATTTGGTAACGTTCCACGGGCCGATGCTGGCGTCGGATGTCGGGAAAGACGAGTTCCATGAACGCAGTGCCCGCATGTTTGGCCAATTGTTCAGTCCATTTGAATTGCATTATAGCGAGGAAATCTCGCCGCTGACAGCCATCCGCGGAGGCGTCGCGGAAGGGGAGTTGGTCGGCGGAAATCTGTCGCTGCTGAGTTCGGGTATCGGCACGAAGTTTGAAATCGATGTGGAGGATAAGATTTTATTGATTGAAGACATCGACGAAGAACCGTACAGCGTCGACGCCATGCTCAATCAATTGCGCATGGCGCGCAAATTTGACGAGGTGGCAGGCATTGTCATCGGCGACTTTAAAAACTCGGAACCGAAAAAACGGGAAAAATCGCTGACGCTTGACGAAGTGTTCGATGATTATTTCAGCGAGTTGAAAGTGCCGGTCGTTAAAGGATTTAAGATCGGCCATTGCGAACCGCATTTCTCGGTTCCATTAGGAGTTAAAGCGCAATTGGATGGAGATGCGAAAACCTTAACTATTTTGCCGGGGGTGGAATAA
- a CDS encoding peptide ABC transporter substrate-binding protein: MKKWLVLFLMAMLAFVLAACTASEDAGEEPAKGEEGTATETETGEKKILQLNNSQEPTSFDPSIGFDAVSWNALNNLMEGLTRLDESSQPVEATAESIDISEDGKTYTFKIREDAKWSNGDTVKASDFVFGWRHMLNPETASPAAFLGYFIEGAEAYNTGEGSAEDVKVVAEDDKTLVVTLTAPTEAFLNIITNPNFFPINEAVATENPKWHTEADSYVGNGPFKLASWSHDEEFVFEKNEEYWDAANVKLDGVHWAMVNDENTEYQMYQAGELDVSSVPAELSEDLMDSPEISVLDQAGTYFYRYNVKEEPFTNKKVRQALAYAVNQEDIVQYVTKNGEKPAHGFTSYGFEGPDGKDFRDAAGDLVKFDAEKAKQLLDEGMKEEGWDTLPEVTLTFSTSDTHQIIAETLQDQFKQTLGIDVKLQSVESAVFAEEQSAFKYQLSRSSFLHDYADPVNALESFITGSSMNRTQWSNPEFDQLIADAKTETDSAVRWEKLIQAEKLLMDEMPIFPIHFYNQVQLQKEGVSGVLRHPVGYLDLKTADKQ; encoded by the coding sequence ATGAAGAAGTGGCTGGTTTTATTTTTAATGGCGATGTTGGCTTTTGTTCTTGCTGCATGTACAGCGAGTGAAGACGCGGGTGAAGAACCTGCAAAAGGTGAAGAAGGCACGGCAACAGAAACAGAAACTGGGGAAAAGAAAATTCTTCAACTGAACAACTCGCAAGAACCGACGTCATTCGATCCGTCGATCGGTTTTGACGCAGTTTCTTGGAACGCTTTGAACAACTTGATGGAAGGCTTGACGCGCTTGGATGAAAGTTCACAGCCTGTCGAAGCGACTGCAGAATCCATCGATATCTCTGAAGACGGCAAGACGTATACATTTAAAATCCGTGAAGATGCCAAATGGTCAAACGGCGACACGGTGAAAGCGAGCGACTTCGTATTCGGTTGGCGCCACATGTTAAATCCGGAAACGGCTTCACCTGCTGCTTTCCTCGGCTATTTTATTGAAGGTGCGGAAGCATACAACACAGGGGAAGGTTCTGCAGAAGACGTCAAAGTGGTAGCAGAAGATGATAAAACATTGGTTGTTACGCTGACAGCTCCGACAGAAGCGTTCCTAAATATCATTACGAATCCTAACTTTTTCCCGATCAACGAAGCAGTAGCTACTGAAAATCCGAAATGGCATACAGAAGCAGACTCGTATGTTGGAAACGGCCCGTTCAAATTAGCTTCTTGGAGCCACGACGAAGAATTTGTCTTTGAAAAGAACGAAGAATATTGGGATGCTGCGAATGTGAAATTAGATGGCGTCCACTGGGCAATGGTGAATGACGAAAACACTGAATACCAAATGTACCAAGCGGGCGAACTGGATGTATCAAGCGTACCGGCTGAACTGTCGGAAGACTTGATGGATTCACCGGAAATTTCGGTATTGGATCAAGCGGGAACCTACTTCTACCGTTATAATGTGAAAGAAGAACCATTTACGAATAAAAAAGTCCGCCAAGCATTGGCTTATGCAGTTAACCAGGAAGACATCGTGCAATACGTAACGAAAAATGGCGAGAAGCCTGCCCACGGATTTACTTCATATGGATTTGAAGGGCCGGACGGCAAAGATTTCCGTGACGCGGCTGGCGACTTGGTGAAGTTTGACGCCGAAAAAGCGAAGCAGCTGCTTGACGAAGGAATGAAAGAAGAAGGCTGGGATACGCTTCCAGAAGTCACTCTTACTTTCTCAACAAGCGATACGCACCAAATCATCGCTGAAACGCTTCAAGATCAGTTTAAACAAACATTGGGCATTGATGTGAAACTGCAAAGTGTGGAAAGCGCCGTATTTGCGGAAGAACAATCTGCGTTCAAATATCAATTGTCGCGCAGCTCGTTCTTGCATGACTATGCGGATCCAGTCAATGCATTGGAAAGCTTTATCACTGGTTCGTCGATGAACCGCACGCAATGGTCAAATCCTGAATTTGATCAATTGATTGCAGATGCGAAAACAGAAACAGATTCGGCTGTGCGCTGGGAGAAGCTGATTCAAGCAGAGAAACTTCTAATGGACGAAATGCCGATTTTCCCGATCCATTTCTATAACCAAGTCCAGCTTCAAAAAGAAGGCGTGTCTGGAGTCTTGCGCCATCCGGTTGGTTATTTGGATCTGAAAACAGCTGATAAGCAGTGA
- a CDS encoding ABC transporter ATP-binding protein produces MTKPLSDELTRTRLEDGAERDPISRDAKRGKIVKPKRKRPVSDEKILEVKDLHVTFSTYGGTVQAVRGVTFDLFKGETLAIVGESGCGKSVTSNAIMGLIQQPPGKISSQGVHFKSKDLTQLSKKEMRKIQGVDISMIFQDPMTALNPTLTIGEQLTEGVKQHKKLSGAEAKKRAIDMLDLVGIPNPEERLKQYPHQFSGGMRQRIVIAIALICEPELLIADEPTTALDVTIQAQILELFEEIQAKTGVSIILITHDLGVVAKIADRIAVMYAGKIVETGTKREIFYTANHPYTRGLLNSVPRLDLKEEELVPIDGTPPDLFSPPAGCPFAPRCPFAMEVCAHVYPEPTSISDTQKVDCWLQDERAKKLIQEGAFAH; encoded by the coding sequence ATGACGAAACCACTATCAGATGAATTGACGCGAACCCGTTTAGAAGACGGGGCGGAAAGGGACCCGATTTCACGCGACGCCAAACGGGGGAAAATCGTCAAGCCGAAACGGAAACGGCCAGTGTCCGATGAAAAGATATTGGAAGTGAAAGACTTGCACGTAACGTTCAGTACATACGGCGGAACGGTACAGGCAGTGCGCGGCGTGACGTTCGACTTGTTCAAAGGCGAAACGCTGGCGATTGTCGGCGAGTCCGGCTGCGGCAAATCAGTGACGTCCAATGCCATCATGGGACTGATTCAGCAGCCGCCGGGCAAAATCTCGTCCCAAGGCGTACATTTCAAGTCGAAGGATTTAACCCAGCTGTCTAAAAAAGAGATGCGAAAAATTCAAGGGGTCGACATTTCGATGATTTTCCAGGATCCGATGACCGCACTGAACCCAACGCTGACAATCGGCGAACAGCTGACCGAAGGCGTCAAACAGCATAAGAAATTGAGCGGTGCAGAGGCGAAAAAACGTGCTATCGATATGCTCGATCTTGTTGGAATCCCAAATCCGGAAGAACGCTTGAAGCAATACCCGCACCAATTTTCGGGCGGAATGCGGCAGCGCATTGTTATCGCCATTGCACTCATTTGCGAACCGGAATTGCTGATTGCGGATGAGCCGACGACGGCACTCGATGTGACAATTCAAGCGCAGATTCTGGAGCTGTTTGAAGAAATCCAAGCGAAAACAGGCGTATCAATTATTTTGATTACGCACGACCTTGGGGTTGTCGCCAAAATCGCCGATCGCATTGCCGTCATGTATGCCGGGAAAATCGTTGAAACCGGCACCAAACGGGAAATTTTCTATACGGCGAACCATCCTTATACGAGAGGCTTGCTGAATTCGGTACCGCGCCTGGATTTGAAAGAAGAGGAACTGGTGCCGATTGACGGCACGCCGCCGGATTTGTTCTCGCCGCCTGCAGGGTGCCCTTTTGCGCCGCGCTGTCCTTTTGCGATGGAAGTGTGTGCCCATGTTTATCCAGAGCCGACCAGTATATCGGATACCCAGAAAGTCGATTGCTGGCTGCAGGATGAGCGGGCGAAGAAATTGATTCAAGAAGGCGCGTTCGCGCATTGA